The window TGGGCCGCGTGCAGCAGCTCAAGCGCGAGGGCAAACCCCTGCCTCCAGGAGCCGCAGTGGATGCTGAAGGCAACCCTACCACGGATGCCAACGCTGCCCAGTGGCTGCTGCCCTTCGGTGCACACAAAGGCTACGGCCTCTCCCTTCTCATTGAAGTCATGGGCGCCATGATCGGGGGTTCCCTGCCAACTCTACGCGGTGGCGGTGCGCACCCTGACATCAAGGGCCAACCCACCCCAGCGGGCGAAAAACGCACCAGCAGCTTCTATTTCCAGGTCATCCATCCAGATGCCATCAGCAGCGGCCTCTTCGCTCAAGGGCGCGACTTTGCAGGCAACATGAAGGCTGTCATTGATGACATCCTCGGTCACGGCAATGAAGGCTGCATGCTGCCTGGCCAGCCTGAAGCCCAGAATGCCGCCCACACCAGCAAAGCCGGGGGCCTGCTGTTCAGCACAGCCGAAGTGGATGCCCTGAACGAAATTGCCGATGAAGTCGGCGCAGCCCGGTTCGATGCCGCTAGTTTGCCTACCTACGACACGCCGTAACCACGGCCCACCATGCCTGCTGCCTCTCAAGCTGACGACCTCAAATCCGTCCCACGTCACATTGCCATCATCATGGATGGCAATGGGCGGTGGGCGAAAGACCGTGGACTGCCACGCACCGAAGGCCACCGCGCTGGTGCCGATACCGTGCGCCGGGTGACGGAGGGCTGCGGCGAGCTGGGCGTGGAATACCTCACCCTCTACGCCTTTTCTTCCGAAAACTGGAAGCGACCCAAACGTGAGGTGGATGCGCTAATGAAGCTGCTTGAGCAATTTCTCCGAACCAAAACGGCGGAGATGAAAGAGCAAAACATCCGCCTGCAGGCCATCGGGCGGCTGAATGATCTACCAAAATCCTGCCAGGACCAGCTCCACCGCTCCATTGAGGCCACCGCACAAAACAATGGCCTCACCCTCATCCTCGCCCTGAGCTATGGCGGGCGTGAAGAGATCATAGATGGCGTGAAAAGCCTGCTCGAGAGCATCGAGCGCGGCCACCTGGACAAGGGCATGATTGATGGGGATGTCTTCAGCAAACATCTCTACACCCGCTACTATCCAGACCCAGATCTGCTGATCCGCACCAGTGGCGAGATGCGTATTTCCAACTTCCTGCTCTGGCAGCTCAGCTACACCGAGTTTTTCGTGACGCAGAAACTTTGGCCCGATTTCGGTCAGGAAGATCTCAAGGAAGCCATCCGCGAATATGGCCGCAGGCAGCGGCGGTTCGGCGGTGTTTAAAACCTAATCTCACGCCCCGGGTTTCACCCAGGGTGCAGGCGGTGCATCCGGCTGCTGGAGCGCCTCGGTCCGGTGCTGCTGGAGCACAGCCTCCGCTTCAGCGGCTTTCAGCATCTCTTCGCGAATGTTTTGGGGCACCGAGTCTTCCGTAAGTGCGGGGAGAAGTGGATTTGGCCCTTCCGTCCATGCGCCAAGCTCTGCCGTGCCCGCCATCATGGAATCCGGACTGGTCACGCGATGCAGGCCAATCACCCGTAGCCGAGTGCCCAAGAAATAAAACACCGTGTCATCGGCCAACCCCTCAATGATGGTGCCACCGCGTTGCAGGATCGGCTTGCCACGCAGCACGGCTTCATCACCATTGATGTAGGCCTCTTGACATAGAATTTTAGCGGAATCGTCTTCCCCTGTTTCGAGGTAAACCTTGCCCTTGGCGCGAACTTTTCGCGGGCGGCCTTCCTTGTCCATCTTCACCACTTCGATCTTCTCCGCCGCGACTCTTCCGTTCGGCCCGAGGTCCAGGCTTTGGCCGGATAAACTGGAGGCCTCGGCATAGTTCATCGTGAGCAGAAATCCCAAATCTATGGGAGAAGTATCTGTACCTGCGGCGACATCCCCTTTGACCAAGGTCGGCTGGTCCTTCTTTTCTTCCTCAGGCGGGCTAGCAGACTTGAGCTTGTCCAAAGCTGGGACTTTAAACCCCTCGCACCCCGACAACAGCATCCCGAGCGTCGGCAGGACGCAGAGCAAAAAGCGATGGAGGGTGAGGGGCGACATGCGAGGGATCTATAAAACAGACTGTGGAAATCGGCACGTGAAATGATACGTCTGCCAGGGTCTGTCCACGGGTAAAGAAACCGCGTATCTCCCGCCAATGTCGCCTCTGTGGGTACTTACCCTCTTTCCAGCTTTCCCTGCCTCATTTAACTCCCATGCCTTTCCTCATTCTCGCCGCGCTTTTTCTCAGCAGCCTCCAGGCCTGGTCTCAGAGTGCCGTGCCATTGCCCGCTCGAGAACTGCGAGGGAGCTGGATCGCCACCGTCCATAACATCAACTGGCCCAGTGAACCGGGACTGCCTGCGACGCGACAGAAGGAGCAGCTCCAGAGACTCATCCAGAGCGCCCATGACCATGGCCTCAACTGCCTCATCTTTCAGGTGCGACCCGCCGGAGATGCCTTGTATGAATCGCAGCTAGAACCCTGGTCACCCTATCTCAGTGGGCTGATGAGCCTCCCCCCTTCGCCTAAGTGGGACCCGCTCGAGTTTGCCATCCAGGAAGCTCACCGCCTAGGCATGGAACTGCATGCGTGGTTCAATCCTTTCCGTGCTCTGGCTGGGGACAAACACACCCCCAGCTCCGACCACATCCGCCGCCAGCATCCTGAATGGACCGTCAAGTATGGCCGCGACTGGTGGATGAATCCAGGCATCCCCGAGGTGCGGCAGCGCGCCGTGGAGGTCATGCTGGATGTCACCCGCCGCTACGATGTGGATGGCATCCACCTGGATGACTACTTTTACCCCTATCCCCAGACGGGCGCGGACAAAACCTTGATACCTTTCAATGATACTGAGGCCTATGCCAAAGCGCAGTCCCTGGGCGGTGCCCCCCTCAGCCTCACAGCCTGGCGCCGACAAAATGTGGATGAAGTCGTCCACAATACCTATGTGGGTATCAAGGCCATCAAACGCACCGTCAAGTTTGGCATCAGCCCGTTTGGCCTGTGGCGGCCTAACTATCCCGAAGGCACGGGCGGCGGGCTGGACCCCTATGAAGACCTAGGGGCGGATAGCCGCAAATGGCTGCAACAGGGCTGGCTAGACTACCTCACCCCGCAGCTTTACTGGACGATTGATCGGCCCAAACTGGGCTTTGCCACCTTCTACGATTGGTGGTTGAGTGAAAATACGTTAGGCCGCCACATCTGGCCCGGCATGAATTCCAGCAAAATCGGTGATGACCGTAATGCTGGCGAGATCCTCAAACAGATCAGCGTGCTAAGAGAACGTGGACTGCGCATGACGCCTGGGCATTTTCACTGGAACTTTGGAGCTTTGGATAAAAATCTGGGGAAGATCGGCAGCATGGCCAAAGAGCGCGCCTACAATGTCCATGCGCTGCCACCCGCAAGCCCCTGGCTCAGCAATGTGGCCCTGCCTGCGCCACTCCTTGAAAAACAGGCCGAAGGAAAACGCCTCCGCTGGGGCTTCAGCGATGCCCGCTGGGAGAACTATAGCCGCTGGTGGGTGATCCAGGCCCAAATTGAGGGAAAATGGCGCACCGTGGAGGTCACCTTTAAGGACCAGCACGAACTCGACTGGCCTGCCAAGGCCACTGCTGTCGCCGTGCGTGCCGCAGGCAAGTCATGGGAGATCGGTCAGGCGGGTGTCCTCGCTCGCTGATCCAAGCAAGATTAGATTCCCGGAGGCTCCTGCAAAGGAAGGTCCACCACACAGGGATTGTGGTCGGATAATCTTACGGTCAATCCTTCGAGCAACCCGGTCAATGTTTCCCCAAAATGGGGAGCTAGACGATAACTTTCCTCTCCCGACTGAGCTGCGGCTGGCGCTTTGACAAAGATCCAATCCAGCCGTGACCGACCAATGGGCCCGATAGGACGTTTGACACTGAAAGTTGGCGTTTGGCCCTTGATGGCCTTCTCGTTGGAGTTCGCCAGTTTTGCACCAGAACGATTGATGGAACGCTCTTTGTCCCCCCGGAAATCGAAGGCTCCACCATCCGCAAAACGGAATTCCTCAATCCGCGCGAAAAGACCACGCGTTTTGTTAGGCAGTACCACAGGTATGTGGAGAGCCATGGGACTGTGAAAATTCTTGGCCGTGTTGAGCAGGACACGTCCAGAATTCACAGCGGCTGGAGCTGCCATGAGCAGATCCATACTCACACCTAACCAAGTTTGCGGATTCGAAGTCGTGCGGGAAAAGATGCGGGTAACGGAAGTCGGACTCAGATCAGACTGAGCAGAGTTGTGATCTCCGGCCATGATCACGGTGTGACGAATGGGCTGAATGTAAGAAAGAATCTCGACCATTTGAGCTTCGCGATCTTTCGGGCGAGCTTTGATTTCCAGGTGATTATTCACCACGCTCAGCGTGTTATCCGGCAGCCCAGGCACGTCCAGATCCACCCGAAAGAAGATGCGCCCACCGACCTTCATCTCACGGACGATTTGATTCTCAAACACGATCTCGGTGGCGAGACGGCGCGCGCCTTCGGCTAAGTCCGTGCCCGCTTTCTCCCCCGCATGCCAATCATAAGGCTGAGCTTTGAGCTGGAAACTCTGCGCACTTTTAATCGGGTAACGAGAAAGGACGGCCAGACCGAATACACCTTTGTAGCGAGCCTCATCTGGCTGGTGCCGCACATCTCCACCACGCCCATCAGACACACTTTCTAGCCCTAGCAACACGGGGTCAATCTCCAACTGCTGGGGGGCGTAGGCGTAGTTCATGCCCAAGGCCAGTGCCAAGTCCCGAGCAGCATCGCGATACCCAGAGCGGCTAATGCCGATATCCATTTCTTGAAGAACAATGACGTCGGCGGTGGCTAGGCGCTCACGCTCACGCAGAAGTTCCACATAAGCTGCACTGCCTTTGGGAGAAGCTTTGGGATCCAAGTAATCTTCCAAACCTGTCTGGGACTTCAGAATGGCCGCCACCTCTTTCATGCGCAGAGATTTTTCCACGTTCCAGGTCGCTACCCGCAGGCTGTCCCCCAACGTGGCATTTTGCGCCCGGGTAGGTCTCATCCCTCTGTAGTAGGCCTCATTGGAAATGATGGGGCGATTCAGCAAGCGCTGCACTTTGGCCTCCAGCGCACCTCCTGGCAGGGGATTTTTTACCAACTGTTTTAATTCAGCAAAACTTAGGAACTCAGTCTCCTGATAGCGGGGGAAAGAGGCCTGCGAAAAAGCCCCAACGGCAGGCGAACGTGACTCGACGATGGTCTTGCTGATATTCTTCTTTGTGTGAGTGCCGCAGGAACACAGCACGCCTGAGATGAAAATAAAGAAGCACAAACGAACCATGAACAATCCCCTTTAAAATTCGCCCCCGAGAGCCAAATGCAGATCGGCTCGATTCCGCAACCGCTGTGCCTGCACGCTGATGAGCGCACTGCGGGCATCAAAAGCACGCTGACTGGCATCCAGCAGTGTCAGCACATCCGTCAGGCCCTTTTCATACTGTCCCAGCGCCAGCGTCTCAGACCGCCCAGCTTCATTCGCGGCACGGCTAAGAGCCGCAGCCTGCTCTTCCAAGAAACGATCTGCCGCCAATGCCGTCTCCACTTCTTGGAAGGCCGTCAGAGCGCTCGCTTTGTACGTCATGAGTAGCTCCTCATAACGGGCGCGTTCCAGTTTCACTCCCGCCACCAGACGTCCCCCTTGGAACAAGGTCTGCACACCATTCGCTGCAATGGACCAAATGGCAGAATCTGGAGCTAAAAGATTATCCATGTCCTGCGAGGTGCGCCCACTCTCCCCCGTTAAACGAATGCTCGGCAAGAAAGCTTTTTTCGCGGCACTTTCACGGCGTAGAGCAGCCTCTAGCTGGCGCTCGGCTGCGCGCAAGTCGGGCCGCCGCAGAAGCAAATCAGAAGGCAGCCCCGCTGGAATGCGGCGCTGAACGGTGGGCAGAGAGTTCAGCCCGGCTTCCTTCCCTGCCGGATAGCCACCTAACAATACTTCCAGAGCACGGCGGGTTTCATCCACCGTGGCGCGCCGCTGCTGGAGGGTGGACTCCGTACGAGCCAGATCCGCGCGTGCTAGGCTGACATCCAATGCCGCCCGGTCAGGATCAAGACCTCGATCAAGCTGCTTTTCTAAAATCCCCAACTGCACACGGCGGGTACGCACATTTTGTTCGGCCAGATGAAGCAGAGCTTTCGCCTCTGCCAAAGTGGTGGCCGTGCGTACTGTATTGGCAGCCAGGGAAAGTCGTGCCGCGTGGAAATTTTCCTCCTCTGCTAGGCGACTCGCCTTTGCCGCACCACGCTCATCGGCAATTCGCCCCCAGAAATCGATTTCCCAGGACACGTTGAAGGGCAGCCGGAAACGGTTGTTGATGGGCGTCAATCCAGGGAAACGCTGATCTCCCGGGCTCTGAGAACGGCTGGCATTGTAGCCTGCGGTCACTGTTGGAAACATTGCCGCGCCAGCCTGCACGGTCTGGGCATTCGCCTGCTTCACCCGGGCGGCGGCAGCCTTTAGATCGGGATTGGCAATGATGGCCTGCTCCACCAGTGCGCCGAGTTGCGCGCTGTTAAAATCCCCCAGCCACCCGGTGGAGGCCTGCG of the Prosthecobacter dejongeii genome contains:
- a CDS encoding isoprenyl transferase, translated to MPAASQADDLKSVPRHIAIIMDGNGRWAKDRGLPRTEGHRAGADTVRRVTEGCGELGVEYLTLYAFSSENWKRPKREVDALMKLLEQFLRTKTAEMKEQNIRLQAIGRLNDLPKSCQDQLHRSIEATAQNNGLTLILALSYGGREEIIDGVKSLLESIERGHLDKGMIDGDVFSKHLYTRYYPDPDLLIRTSGEMRISNFLLWQLSYTEFFVTQKLWPDFGQEDLKEAIREYGRRQRRFGGV
- a CDS encoding glycoside hydrolase family 10 protein, which produces MPFLILAALFLSSLQAWSQSAVPLPARELRGSWIATVHNINWPSEPGLPATRQKEQLQRLIQSAHDHGLNCLIFQVRPAGDALYESQLEPWSPYLSGLMSLPPSPKWDPLEFAIQEAHRLGMELHAWFNPFRALAGDKHTPSSDHIRRQHPEWTVKYGRDWWMNPGIPEVRQRAVEVMLDVTRRYDVDGIHLDDYFYPYPQTGADKTLIPFNDTEAYAKAQSLGGAPLSLTAWRRQNVDEVVHNTYVGIKAIKRTVKFGISPFGLWRPNYPEGTGGGLDPYEDLGADSRKWLQQGWLDYLTPQLYWTIDRPKLGFATFYDWWLSENTLGRHIWPGMNSSKIGDDRNAGEILKQISVLRERGLRMTPGHFHWNFGALDKNLGKIGSMAKERAYNVHALPPASPWLSNVALPAPLLEKQAEGKRLRWGFSDARWENYSRWWVIQAQIEGKWRTVEVTFKDQHELDWPAKATAVAVRAAGKSWEIGQAGVLAR
- a CDS encoding efflux transporter outer membrane subunit: MTLLVSCGLLPPLGSGRLKKDVHAMHAMAPENWAALPALPTQASTGWLGDFNSAQLGALVEQAIIANPDLKAAAARVKQANAQTVQAGAAMFPTVTAGYNASRSQSPGDQRFPGLTPINNRFRLPFNVSWEIDFWGRIADERGAAKASRLAEEENFHAARLSLAANTVRTATTLAEAKALLHLAEQNVRTRRVQLGILEKQLDRGLDPDRAALDVSLARADLARTESTLQQRRATVDETRRALEVLLGGYPAGKEAGLNSLPTVQRRIPAGLPSDLLLRRPDLRAAERQLEAALRRESAAKKAFLPSIRLTGESGRTSQDMDNLLAPDSAIWSIAANGVQTLFQGGRLVAGVKLERARYEELLMTYKASALTAFQEVETALAADRFLEEQAAALSRAANEAGRSETLALGQYEKGLTDVLTLLDASQRAFDARSALISVQAQRLRNRADLHLALGGEF
- a CDS encoding endonuclease/exonuclease/phosphatase family protein, whose protein sequence is MVRLCFFIFISGVLCSCGTHTKKNISKTIVESRSPAVGAFSQASFPRYQETEFLSFAELKQLVKNPLPGGALEAKVQRLLNRPIISNEAYYRGMRPTRAQNATLGDSLRVATWNVEKSLRMKEVAAILKSQTGLEDYLDPKASPKGSAAYVELLRERERLATADVIVLQEMDIGISRSGYRDAARDLALALGMNYAYAPQQLEIDPVLLGLESVSDGRGGDVRHQPDEARYKGVFGLAVLSRYPIKSAQSFQLKAQPYDWHAGEKAGTDLAEGARRLATEIVFENQIVREMKVGGRIFFRVDLDVPGLPDNTLSVVNNHLEIKARPKDREAQMVEILSYIQPIRHTVIMAGDHNSAQSDLSPTSVTRIFSRTTSNPQTWLGVSMDLLMAAPAAVNSGRVLLNTAKNFHSPMALHIPVVLPNKTRGLFARIEEFRFADGGAFDFRGDKERSINRSGAKLANSNEKAIKGQTPTFSVKRPIGPIGRSRLDWIFVKAPAAAQSGEESYRLAPHFGETLTGLLEGLTVRLSDHNPCVVDLPLQEPPGI